One Bos indicus x Bos taurus breed Angus x Brahman F1 hybrid chromosome 6, Bos_hybrid_MaternalHap_v2.0, whole genome shotgun sequence genomic window carries:
- the EXOC1L gene encoding exocyst complex component 1-like translates to MSSLVKEDLEKKLFKPLSQNLYEFIEIEFSVQDRYYLCVSVTKNEEVKIIMVKHYRIGLDEKYEVTKKWSLNDLQMIDGKEADTDNPFFDLHFKKVYSLEAYSCASKYAFARTVNKLNHEYLKKDLQIVNFDSTYINDDSIWSSNNKDCLVLMRICFYAFNLVCLSLCPLPL, encoded by the exons ATGTCATCATTGGTAAAGGAGGACTTGGAGAAGAAACTGTTTAAGCCACTCTCACAGAATCTGTACGAGTTTATTGAAATAGAGTTCTCGGTCCAGGACAGGTATTACCTCTGTGTGTCAG TGACcaaaaatgaagaagtaaaaataattatgGTGAAACACTACAGAATAGGTTTAGATGAAAAATATGAAGTAACCAAAAAGTGGTCTTTGAATGATCTGCAGATGATCGATGGAAAAGAAGCAGATACA gACAATCCATTCTTTGATCTGCACTTCAAGAAAGTGTACAGTTTGGAAGCATATAGTTGTGCTTCGAAATATGCCTTTGCTCGGACTGTAAACAAGCTGAATCATGAATATCTCAAGAAGGACTTACAGATCGTGAACTTTGATTCTACTTACATTAATGATGATTCCATTTGGTCCTCCAACAACAAGGATTGCTTGGTCCTTATGAGAATATGCTTCTATGCCTTCAATTTAGTGTGCTTGTCCCTGTGTCCTCTGCCACTCTGA